The following is a genomic window from Mya arenaria isolate MELC-2E11 chromosome 4, ASM2691426v1.
GAAAAATAGCTATAGTATTCTTCGAGTATACTAGTACTTACCTTGCCTACAGTAAAGTATCCTTTCAATTTTTTATAGTGATAGAGTGTTTTACTACTGTCCCCTCATATTCTGAATTACCCTTAAAATGAATTTACGAAGGTTGCATACATGGCAAGGTGTGGCATACACcatagtttcagaggagatcaGTCCGCGTTCAATCTGCAAGTGGCTGGAAACCTCATCTATCTGCAGAAGTTTTCCACTGTTAAAGGCGTCAATGTAGGCATACACATGGTCACCACTAGAACTGAAAAATGTATACCACCatacttaaataacaaatacaggTGGCATTAATGAACAATACAAGAGTACTAAATTATATATTGAGAAAATGCCAATCGAAATTGTGTTGGTGTCAAAAACACTcaacagtatttatttaatagagttgtaactttgttttcaataattcatTGCCTAGGGTTAATAATGCACTATAATTTTCTATgatctgtaaaaaaaaactgtgtacAGAGGGTGTTGCCTCCATCTAAGCAGGAAATGGTATGGAGCATTGACAGGTTCACAAATCACACCCAGACGACGCGCGATTCCAGCATATATGATACACAATGTGATAGGTATGCCTCGCTTTGTCTCAAATACCTGCAACATATTACACATGATTGACTTGTAGTGAGTTTTATGACATTAGACtttcaaacatatatgtatattcacaTGAAAACATCAGGCAACTGATGCATGGCAATCCTCAGTTTGTACTCCTATAAGAAAAACCTACCTTCAAACATCACTCAGCTAGATGGTCAGTCCTGAGATAAGTAAGGTAGGAGTCTGAATCATCAAACATATGTAGAAAACTAAATAACAGGATCTGAATGTACAGGaactcatttaaatgaaacagtcCGCGAAATTGGATAACTTGCAAATAATGAAACTAGGATACCTCGAAGTGAATATTAATATCCCAGCCTGTTCACATATACTACCTTGTTGATATACGAGTTTTCTACAGCATAATTCCTAAACTTGTTTCCTTTGAACTCATTTTTGATGTAGAGGACAACATTTATGGCCTCCAAGATGGCCCGACTCTGTGCACAGCTCCATAATTCCTTATGTATGTCTGAAACAATGttcagatttcaaaataaaacagataatgTTTGCTTTGTCTTTCCATATACATGTTTAACCATTGAgaacaaaattttataaatatacaatatttttttaagacttATATTTCTGTTGTTCGCCAAAAATGCCTAAAATATTTGCTATTAATTTGGGAGACATAtcgaaaatattttcattaaaaaagttttttggaacgtatcaaatatattataatcatatagttaacaaattcattttacttcCTATCTCGGAAGCTTCACaataatgcaattatatttTGCTGATGAATTATATTCAAACAAGATCACTATTACCAATGGGATCAAGGGTCGCCCCTAAAGCCGGGTGATTAGGTTCAGCAGATGCAAGCACTCGTCGCGTCTCGTCCGCCAGTCGATCAAGCATGTCAGCCACCTCTGTCTCTGTGACCCGCTCACTTGGCTGAAACCACTGGGCAAACAGTGTGGCACCTACAATAGATGCATGATTTCATCCTTGAGTCAACAAAATTAAGCATTATTTGTTATTCAATGATCTGTTCCTTAGTCACTTTGAGACCATGATCATTATTCAGTCTAATATAAGCGTCCAgtacaacttttattttagCCTTTCCTTGTCTTGTAATCACATCAGTCTTCACCATGTGTACTGAATATGTTTTACATactgttattataaataaagaaagaaaactaAAAGGCGTACAACCAAACATGGTTTACCAATTTCAAGCATCTGTTCTGCAGACAGCTTTTCTACATAGGCCTTTATCTTCTTTGTGAGCAGCAAATGTTGAACATGGCGGGCAGCTTTTTGGGCATAGTACTTACTGGTAAGTTCCTCATTActgaaaatgaacataaaattgTATCAATAGTATGAACAATAAGAAGAAGTAACATGTCATGTCTTGCCAGATAGACAATTTAACACAGATAATTCCAGTAAACAGACTTTTTCAATTGATTAGGACTAACAAAGTTTGAAAAGAGCAGagagccagagttatggtttctATGCACTGTACcgatctatctgtatatgaagtttgaagtcatacttaaaagacttttcaagttttgctctggacaaaaaatttaaataaaaattaactttTCAAAGGGCAATATCTAAAAATTACTGCACTCAAGAGTTATGGTTTCTGTGCAttgcacttctcctcaatgagatctttctttatatgaagtttgaagtcaacaCCTGAAAGGCTTAGCAAGTTTTGCTCTGGACTTAAAATAActgtgaaaattttcaaaggGCAATATCTAAAAAATACTGCACTCAAGAGTTATGgtttctgtgcactgcacttctcctcaatgaGATCTTTCTTtacatgaagtttgaagtcaacaCCTGAAAGGCTTTGCAAGTTTTGCtccaaactaaaaaaaactgtgaaaattttcaaagggcaatatttaaaaaatactgcacTCAAGAGTCATGgtttctgtgcactgcacttctcctcaatggGTAAATCTGTATcagaagtttgaagtcaatactttaaacactttatttttccatgaaaaaaataactataaaaattAACATAGGGCACACACACACGCAGGCATGCTctcattcactcactcactcacatAGACATTtggagaagattttcaaagttgtttTCTACAAGTCAATGTAAAACTAGCCTGACCCCGCAAggccatgtttttttatgaaccaCTTTGGCTTGAAGTAATTTTAGAAAGGGTCATCTAAGgtacatttctttgaaattcttTCCAAATCTGGCCAGTGGTTTCTGAGGATATCTAAAAGTTATCCATATAGGATAGTCATAAAGTGAATACTAACTCTGCCCCCCGCTGGCCAAGTTGCTTTACAAACCAACATGGCTGGAAGTTATTCGATTATGGGCCATGTTAGAAACATttctatgaaattattttgaaaactggCCCGCAATTTCtgagaagattttgaaaattgtcCATATACCGGTAGTCAAATAGTGAAAACTACACAGCCCACTGTCagcaaagtttaaaacaaaccGTCATGGCCTGAATGACTTTGATAAAGGGCAACATAAGGAaaatttctgtaaaattattttgaaatgtggGCAACGGTTTCTGAGActaagattttcaaagttttccatattATAGTCTGTGATATAGTCATATAGTGAAAACTAGCCCTGCGCCCTGTTGGCCAAGTTTTTTAGGAACAATATAGCTAAAGGAATTTAATAAAGAGTCTCCTAGGAACATCTCTGGATCCATAGTTATTGTGCGGACAATACCTTGTTTAACGATCAACCTACTGACGGACTCACACTCACAAATATGATTGCcccttttttcaaaagggggcataaaagtaaacaataagaaACACTATAATACAACTCACGGATTTTTGTCGTGTAAAACTGATAAGAGCTCATCAACAAGACACTCAGCTGCATGATCATGTTGTTCAGATAGTTTTGTTAGCTCATCAAAATCCTCTTTGGATAACTCTTCTTTTTGATAGAACTTTGgtgacattgtttttaacaGCTGTTCAACTTTATCTCCAAACGTGTGTCTTTGATAAAACTCTTCTTTCCATATGTAAGATATCTTACGATCATACCAGTTCAGCATCTTCGGCCATCTGAAAGATATTAATATTACCTGCAACAGTTAGCTGAACCTTCTTTAGCTTTACATGTACGATAATCTGAATAAACAGACTGGCAGAATGCATTAATTAAAGAGTGTCAAGATATAATACAAGGAGAAgagtatgtacatttatatggACAAAGAAATATTTCTAATGCAGCCAATGTCCTCATTCAACCTTATCTTGACAATGGAAATCTCATATACAACCATGCCTAAATAAATAACAGCAGATAACAAATTAGTTCCTGATTATTTTCATCTTTCATATGAACTGTCAGAACAGCATTGGATTACACTGAACTTGCCATATCTAGAGTAGAGAAGGTTGCAAGGTAATCTCATTCAAGTTTTCATATTGATATACTACTATCATAATTATTGATGTCATAGATTGTATTACTTAAATGAACACATCAAACTATGGACAAACAAGATACAGAAACTTAGACCTAATAACAGCATTTAGCTTAGCTCATTCAGGCGTGTAGGAAGGAAATTGACATTGGGGCCGCGGAAGGGATGGGCTCGGGAGGGGCGTCCCCTCCcgtagatatttttttcaattttaagcattgaaaaactTGATTTCCAGTGACTTccgtttttattttcatgtttttatctaaacctttttctattaaaatagttaatagatataaaactattatcatttagtaacatttattcatatttgcgcagtctcacaatgtatgttaaataacaaattagcACAATTTACCTCTTCATAGTGAAACCACGAGTGTCTTTGGAACCATTTCGAGTTGAATGccatgtgttcattttttttttgccaaaagATCTCTTTggaaatataaaacttttaGGCTGATTTGGAACGTCCATTTTCAAGTCAAACTTTAATGTGAcgagtttgaaataatatagtaacatattgctggctatttaatgacatttgtattttaacgaGTAATTTCAATTATCACAATGAACTACAGTTTTTGAAAGATCAAACacgatacaaataattattgtcttattgcCTCTTCTTCCTCTTACCCGTCTTTAATAAACTGCCGACTGTTTTACGCCATTCACACACCAATTAGCAAGATAGTCACAGGTTTAATTATGACATGGTgacctgtttattcaatatcgtgtcagactGGTATTGATCTATATGCTTGAagctttattaaaaatatgattattaataaAATCGGTATCAAATATTCGCGGCCCCATTGCTGTTACTAGCCAGAATATTGGGGCTGCAGTCTTGGCCCCTGCGGCCCCAGCTCCTACGCACCTGTCATTTGACCACAGATTTTTTGGGAAGCAGATTAAGAGAATGCCAAGGGTGTGGttagttttaagtaaatacAAGATAAATATACTGTAGCAAACAAAGAGGTTTGCATTGTCTTTGCAAAGAAGGGCCAGTTTTCATATCCATACCAGAACATTTCAAAGGTAAACCTGATTTATCTAACATGTCAACTGTTTCTTAGTTTTTCGCCCTTCATGAAAGAGCTATAAACCTTgacagttttaaaaaattgacATTAAGAACTACATTTTATTTGTGTCATAATCAGTTCCCTAATCAGAAAAGCCTCTCCAATCAcaattgtttttcttccttCTGCAATTATTTCCAGTCCATTCGCCATTGTAACCCCTTTCATCACTGTTAGTTCTATTCCTAACACCATTATTATACCTCCAAACGCTGTTTTTTCTTTCCCTGTCAGTAAACATGTACCATTACTACACTTCTTGCTGTCCATGTTTCCAATTCAAACTTATCCAATCTTAGTAAGCATAACTtagctacatatttaaaaaagagagagaaaaaacaatcatacaatAGATAATGCTTCATTTCGGATGTTTTAATGAAggatattgtttttactttgcTCGAGGAACTCTAAACCTTGGAGCATGCAGATGCAAggttaataaaaaacataaaatgacatgGCCTTATTTGAGTTGCCATTGCCATAAAACTATTTCTTCCCTTGTTTTTTTCCACACTAGCAGTGTTGTTTAGTCTCATGTAGACATTGCTGTGACTCCTGTCACCATTGTAACCACTCGCATTGTCGCTGTTACCACTTCTGTTAACGCCCCTTCCTGTCCAGTCGACATTAGTTGATTTCTCATCATTGTTTTATGTGCTGTCAGTGTAACTAAATCCTTCACTACCATTTAAAAGGAATAAGGGGCCTTACAGTTTTCCTCAAGAGCCaggtaaaacaaaatatgcaagAGCAAATACATCTACATGTATACTACAGTATGTACCTTTGTCGTATTTTTGTCTTCCATATGTCGTTGCTTTGGCATATATCATTCATTTTGCAGCATGTTTTGGCCATATTGAGAACATCATTGTAACTAATACACTCATTTGTCATTATGTGCTCAATGACTTCAGCTGGCATGTTCATTATGGGAGGAAAATCCTCATTTTCTTTCTCCATGTTTCtgtcttgttattgttttctccTGTCAGATTTGAAATTTCGactgtttgtaaaatttgttattGTACGGCTGCACTAGACTATTTAAAAATTCCCTGCGTCGGTTACTTCCCTTATGAAAAAGGTTTTCCTGACTGGGAATATGACAATAaggaaaactgtttaaaatcaGTAGGGGTGGGGAGGTAGGCGGCACCCGAAGAAGAAATCTGAATAAAACAGACTGGCAGAATGCATCATTATAGTATAAAAATAGCAAACATTTCCTAAACATCGCGAACCCCCTGTTACTGCATTTATATTCAGATAAACAATCCGTTAATATATTGTTTGGTACTGGGAGAGGCTAAGCACGTGGAAATTTATGCCCCGAAATTGCACCTCTCTAACGCCGAATCATAAGGCCATCCATGTtcttatacatatatgtaaaggAGTACCGCAAGGATCCATTTTAGGTCCTGtgctttttaatatatttatcaacgatattttcaactttataCATAGAAGCAATCTGTATAATTATGCTGATGATAATACTCTATCATATAGCGACAAAAACATAGACAACGTTGTCCAAACTTTGGAGTCGGATagtaatatattaatacaatggtTCTCAGATAACCATATGAAAGCCATCCCCGAAAAATTTCAAGCTATTGCAATAGGACAGAAAACTAAGGACCAAAATATAACCTTTAACTTGAATGAGACAACTATAAAATGTGAAGACAGTGTCAAACTCTTGGGTGTCACAAtagacttcaaacttaaatttgATGTCCATATTTCAAGCATTTGCAAGAAAGCCTCAAGACAGCTTAATGTTTTAAAGCGAATAGGTCATAACCTTTGTAAACTaggaaaattaaacatatattactcATTTATCCTATCAAGTTTCAATTTCTGTCCAATTACTTGGCATTTTTGTGGAGAGGTGCACACTAAGAAGCTTGAAAAAGTACAAGAACGAGCCCTCAGATTCATATACAATGATTACACATCTGATTACCCAACACTTTTATCTAAATCAATGTTGCCAACTCTCAAGCTTAGAGGGTTAAGGTCCATTGCTATAGAAACCCATAAAATTATCCACAAGCAGGGTCCAATGTATCTACATGACTTAGTGGTAATAAAAGAACATTCCTTTCccttatttcaattcaaacaagtgttgttattatttccaTACATAGTGGAACCAGGTTGTCcattacttcggaaacaatagaaCATAAAAGAACATTCCTTTAACTTTAGATATAAGATGATGGCTGCTATCCCAACTGTAAGAACTACAACATGTGGGTGCAATTCTTTCCGCCCCGGTGCCCCTAAACTCTGGAACTCCCTTCCACAACATTTTAGGgaagaaactaattttaatcatttcaagAGTTTAGTCCGGGCATGGAGCGGAGATAACTGCAAATGCTCATTTTGCATATAAGAATGCTGTCATATAACATGCTGTAAAATGTCTTAATCAAAGATATGTTGGATGGGACCTCGCGAGCTTAGACTGCCTAGGCAGCAGGTCTCTTTCAATGtgtctttgatttaaatcatgttaattaattgtgacttcttttgttttatttcccatGCTTAATGCATTGTCGTATTACCTTGTGATTCGTATTTTCGATTAACTTATGCTATAAATTATGCTAATCTACCTACATTCTATATATAGTCTAATGTCTTTCAACtgctaaatatgtttatgtgattttactataagaattatttatttgtttcaagtgtacatactgaatattattatttgtatgaactgatgtgtgtgatatattagttacataaattatgctatttatttataatgtcggtcaaaagctattcatagcttatgttaaactgttgatgatagtacccgacaataaataaatattgacttgacttgacttgacttgacttgatgtTCACGATTGGATTTCATTGAACGGTAACCttgcatgtgtttgtttttgtccaGCACGTGACATTTGCAATGTGAATGTCAGAGATATACGTATTACTATTGATCCTACTAGTATATGTGCCTCTGAGAGGTTTTCGTACAAGTGTTTAAAGCCAAAGctttcataaaacttttttttcaaaatatgaacagccactattttaatccttttttaTGAATCTTGGCGGGAATATCAATTTACATACAAATATCATGATAGAACCAAAACATCGTATAAAAGGAAGATATGGTTGGCCAAACACTATAATAACAGGATTAGTTCTAAAATTTCTAATACATAAAAGATAACCtacttatttgtaaaacatgtaactatgacctacatgtatacttaaagtattaacatttaaattcgCCCAAGTTTATGGTAGTATTACTATTTCAGTTTTCACAGTTCATGCAAAGATATTGGTCAGgcacacagaaatattttgatataattacttacataatctgaataaatcaataatattgtTCGGTTTATCaccattccttaaataaattgcttattttTGTGCCCGACAAAAAGGTACTTTTGGCCTCATATCTTTATGCTTTTGTccaaatatcttaaaacatgtACGCAGGGTGAGAGTGGTAAAGATGTCCGCCTCTACActaaaaggttgtgggttcaaacTTACCACTATGAAACGCCAAATGTACataaactaaaaaatattaaatcaattggAGGGATATCTAATTCAATTTATGAGGTTGAATGAATTATAAAGCTATTCAAATCAATCGAATCGATATCTAATTCAATCAATGGGCATTGATTTGACAAAAccatatattaaaatgatttggagAAATTTCCTACTGAATAAGAGAGGTCTCTAATTGAATTGGAGAGCTTTGCAATTCAACTGAAGAGCTCATCAATTAATTTGATATGGAGATTTCTTCAAGTGAAGTGTAGAGCTCTCCTAATGACTTGGAGAGGTATGTATAGTTTATGCATTGCAACTACaattattatgatttatgttattattgtgtattttgGTCGATTTTTTACCTTTGTTCACTTAAAAATATGACTGGATTCAAACATCCTCAAATTGATGATGTTATCTATCTAATTGAAACCCtctttaattgaatttaagaGGTCTCTTATTATTTAAAGAGTTCTTCATGCATTTAAGTTTATATAAGACACCAATTCTACATAAACTCAAATATTTGAAGAGGTCTAAATAATAAGACACCTCTTAAAATAATTAGAGACCTCATCAAATGATATGAAGAGCTCTTCAACTTCACTGAATGCCTCCTTAATCGATTTGAAGAGGTATTTAAGAATTTGTTgcaatcattatataaataatacaagcAACAGCTCAATTACAAATATCATTATCTGAATTATAGAGCTCTTAAACTCAATTGAAGCGATAGCTTATTCAattcaatacttttatttctctcaaattttaattgattttaaaagctCTACAATTCAATTAAAAGGTCCCTTATTAATTGATGCCATCATTAATTCAGTTGGAACCCACTTTAATTGAATTGAAGATGTctctaattatttaaaatattcttcaaatatttgtgttttaatatggaGTTCATGACCTCTTAAAAGAAAGTCAATGctggtttctacccagaaaACGGACATGAGAGCGATTTATATCAGATTTCGGCGAGCTAGGTTAAATtagaatttaagaaaaaaaaagacaTCTGCTATTTAACTATTTATAAGTTAGGTTTGTAGTATGTCTAAGCCGGATAGTGAATAAATGCAAACTTATTCATTACATGAAGTACTCCATGAAGAAGAGTTAAAGGCGCACGGTATTAGAAATTatggggttagtaggtgacccgatatgggatatcgCCCCGTAAATGTATATCACATATCGGGTCACCttctaaccccgtaacgtatatatcgcgtcgacaacctgtttacatgtttaaatgtttcgtttattcatcggaatcggaaaatataCACCTTTATGGTACGATATAAATCttgtgacccaatatggaaaaatatggggtcaccgcgtgaccattCCTGGACAAATGACGTTGCGTTATtaatgttggaggcgtgatccaaaaagtgttgtttgttttgttttgttttgttttaatgcattgtcaTGTTGAATTCATTTGACTTAAGTCTTTAATCAtcaaaaaataaagcaaatgcTTTAGGTACATATACTGTAATATAagcctgtttaaaaaaaatgatagctACGTGGTAAAAACCATagtaaacacacacacacacacacacacaccaaaatatcgctaatttgttttatctgtacctaaatcatatgcattttgtatcaataaagtcaaataagttaaataataataataaataatttatttaaataaaaaaaacatgatgtgTTTGCATCAACCTCTATATGTTGTGCGCCTTTCAACACACTCGTTATGTTTTGGCACCATTTTTTGTTTCCACGGTGAAAAgacatattacatattaaaactattttattctttgatactgaaatagcagaaaaaaatacactatGCGTATAAAATATTCTGGTTTAAgtgtgtgtgttggggggggggggggcgaacGCACGCCGGAACCAAGGAAAACTTAGAAATATGACAACAAAGCCATACGCCCACAAGGATTCACACACTAACATGAGGATAACTTAACcctttaagccttttgttgaaaagcgttactaacgctattcaaaatcgtggacttcaaatTCATTTGAGAATAcatcaatatcaacatttgtcaagggttccagccgtcagtatcttagttttaacactccaaatgatttgccacactttatttcgtaatttaaaaaaagtgcattttaccaaaaaaaacatgagcgaatcCCTTTAAAAGAACAGAGTAAATGGAACGGCTTCAGTTGAAAAGTGTTCCCCGTGTATCAGTATAACTGATTTTAGTGCTATGTCTCCTTCAATCATTCATCCGTGGTTTCATGTTTGTGTTAATCTATATTTGGCAAAAAGGAAACGTCTACATCCTTCCCATTGGACATTATGACAAAGCACGTTCAAATCTCATAATTAATTACACATTCTTGGTTATATTTAACTCTTGAGAActtaacttttaaatgcattatttatatgaatattaaaagcATAGACAGGtattacgaaaaaaaaaacgttatggAGTGACCGAACTCATGGAAAGTGACAAAACACGATCAAATCCACGATTTTtatggaaaacaacaacaggagaTTGAAAAAACTTGGGTCCATAAGATTTGCTATACGTTCGGTTCCAGGAATATTGCATGGGCTGGAATTAATAGCACGAACGAAAAAATGCCTGGGCGCGTTTTAGATTCCTCTTATAACACTCTCTCATCGCAGAAGTTTTTCACAAGTGCAGCACCCAGCACAGCGCCAGACACATATACCTTAAATTGTTCTGGAACATATTTTTCTATTGGTAGATACGGGGGTTTGCTGAATATATCATCGGTTACGTCTAAAACGGGCTCATAGTGGTCATTATGGTGAAGCAAGTTAACGTTGCATTTGGCCGTTGAATTCATTGGCGAATTTTTTGTCCAGCACATTTGTCCTCCGTATTTTCAGTATACAAACACGTTCGTGTTCAAAATTGTGGCAAAAGCCAAAATTTCTACTATATCCGTCCCCTACTGCCACATTTCCACATTTccgttttatttaaatacgaaGATAAAGTTTCATCTGTATTTCCTTCAAAGAGTGCCGAATTAGTTAAGATGTAATTTACAACGCTATAATGTCTTACTTCGGTGTGGTAGCTTTGCACTCCCGATAGCAAATAGCTAAATGTTCTAAAAAAGCAATTGCCATCTCCTCTCATTTGTGCCGTATTGGCAGATATAATAACTGGTCTGTTCTGAACCTGTCTGTGATAGTTCCTTACTTTAATATCCAATATCTGGCATTTTTTATATTGGCAAGTATGACCAACCGGGCCAAATGATATGATGCTACTCGTCTCTACGTGACTTATTACAATAGCTTCGTCTTCATcaatacatactttttttaagGGAATTCCCTTTTCttgatcttatcttt
Proteins encoded in this region:
- the LOC128232279 gene encoding F-box only protein 21-like → MEKENEDFPPIMNMPAEVIEHIMTNECISYNDVLNMAKTCCKMNDICQSNDIWKTKIRQRWPKMLNWYDRKISYIWKEEFYQRHTFGDKVEQLLKTMSPKFYQKEELSKEDFDELTKLSEQHDHAAECLVDELLSVLHDKNPNEELTSKYYAQKAARHVQHLLLTKKIKAYVEKLSAEQMLEIGATLFAQWFQPSERVTETEVADMLDRLADETRRVLASAEPNHPALGATLDPIDIHKELWSCAQSRAILEAINVVLYIKNEFKGNKFRNYAVENSYINKVFETKRGIPITLCIIYAGIARRLGVICEPVNAPYHFLLRWRQHPLSSGDHVYAYIDAFNSGKLLQIDEVSSHLQIERGLISSETMVYATPCHVLEREVRNLVHVGHELSMRGDYALLRDALEISVLMQGHNVESRMLLARINLHLNINLDDVLESLDYITTVDQTRIGLVAHLTLAARQKKADNEREGDTQKKVKLRKTEVEFSVGMVMKHKRYSYSCVISGWDERSKASREWNTQMGVYNLPLKDKQPFYNVLVEDGSNRYAAQENLDYHESPCLISHPDVGKYFERFDGRKYIPNAEKAEEYPDDTEVTANLIGKHYQT